GGCCCTTCGTAAACTTGGAGCATGGAACCCACTCGCTCTGTTCGCCCCTTCGAAGTCATCAGTGACTACACACCGAGCGGTGACCAGCCGGCGGCGATCGCCGAGCTCACGGCCCGCATCAACGCCGGCGAGACAGACGTCGTGCTGCTCGGTGCGACCGGTACGGGCAAGTCGGCGACGACCGCGTGGCTCATCGAGGCGGTGCAGCGGCCGACGCTTGTGCTCGCCCACAACAAGACCCTTGCCGCGCAACTCGCGAACGAGTTCCGCGAGCTGATGCCGAACAACGCGGTCGAGTACTTCGTGTCGTACTACGACTACTACCAGCCCGAAGCGTACGTGCCGCAGACCGACACCTTCATCGAGAAGGACAGCTCGATCAACTCGGAGGTCGAGCGGCTGCGGCACTCCACGACGAACTCGCTGCTCAGCCGCCGCGACGTGATCGTGGTGTCGACGGTCTCCTGCATCTACGGCCTCGGCACGCCCCAGCAGTACATGAACGCGATGATGGCACTGCAGGTGGGCATGAAGGTCGACCGCGACTGGCTGATCCGCAAGTTCATCTCCATGCAGTACCAGCGGAACGACATCGACTTCTCCCGCGGCAACTTCCGGGTACGCGGCGACACCATCGAGATCATTCCGATGTACGAAGAACTCGCGATCCGGGTCGAGATGTTCGGCGACGAGGTCGAGGCGCTCTACACGCTGCACCCCCTGACCGGCGACGTGATCCGAAAGATGGACTCGGTCTCGATCTTCCCGGGCTCCCACTACGTTGCCGACACAGACGTCATGCATCGCGCCATCGGCACGATCCAGGAGGAGCTCGGCGACCGGCTGAAGCAGCTCGAACGGGAGGGCAAGCTGCTCGAAGCCCAACGGCTCCGGATGCGCACCACCTTCGACCTCGAGATGATGCAGCAGATCGGCTTCACCTCCGGCATCGAGAACTACTCCAGGCACATCGACGGGCGGAACCCCGGCGAGGCGCCGCACTGCCTGCTCGACTACTTCCCCGACGACTTCCTGGTCGTCATCGACGAGTCGCACGTCACTGTTCCGCAGATCGGGGCGATGTACGAGGGCGACTCCTCCCGCAAGCGCACGCTCGTCGAGCACGGTTTCCGGCTGCCGAGTGCGCTCGACAACCGTCCGCTCCGCTGGAACGAGTTCAACGACCGCGTCGGCCAGAAGGTCTACCTCTCGGCGACACCCGGCAAGTATGAAATGGGTATCGCCGACGGGGTGGTCGAGCAGATCATCCGGCCGACCGGCCTGATCGACCCCGAGATCATCGTGAAGCCCTCCAAGGGGCAGATCGACGACCTGCTGGAGGAGATCCGCATCCGCGTCGCGAAAGACGAACGCATTCTCGTCACCACCCTCACGAAGAAGATGGCCGAGGAACTCACCGACTTCATGGGGGAGCACGGCGTGCGGGTGCGCTAC
Above is a genomic segment from Subtercola boreus containing:
- the uvrB gene encoding excinuclease ABC subunit UvrB — its product is MEPTRSVRPFEVISDYTPSGDQPAAIAELTARINAGETDVVLLGATGTGKSATTAWLIEAVQRPTLVLAHNKTLAAQLANEFRELMPNNAVEYFVSYYDYYQPEAYVPQTDTFIEKDSSINSEVERLRHSTTNSLLSRRDVIVVSTVSCIYGLGTPQQYMNAMMALQVGMKVDRDWLIRKFISMQYQRNDIDFSRGNFRVRGDTIEIIPMYEELAIRVEMFGDEVEALYTLHPLTGDVIRKMDSVSIFPGSHYVADTDVMHRAIGTIQEELGDRLKQLEREGKLLEAQRLRMRTTFDLEMMQQIGFTSGIENYSRHIDGRNPGEAPHCLLDYFPDDFLVVIDESHVTVPQIGAMYEGDSSRKRTLVEHGFRLPSALDNRPLRWNEFNDRVGQKVYLSATPGKYEMGIADGVVEQIIRPTGLIDPEIIVKPSKGQIDDLLEEIRIRVAKDERILVTTLTKKMAEELTDFMGEHGVRVRYLHSDVDTLRRVELLTELRAGVYDVLVGINLLREGLDLPEVSLVAILDADKEGFLRSSTSLIQTIGRAARNVSGQVHMYADVMTDSMARAIEETTRRREKQVAYNLERGVDPQPLRKKINDITEMLAREGADTAELLAGRGGKKKSPTPNLRREGIAAAGANELEGLIGDLNDQMMTAAAELKFELAARLRDELGDLKRELRQMEKAGHI